From the Candidatus Krumholzibacteriota bacterium genome, one window contains:
- a CDS encoding SLBB domain-containing protein, with translation MNRIQVKFSFFLIIALSLFILCPVYAQIDTGNYDYNRDKNVKSFLTRDRRAKDNTGFLAELPKLSRPVDPDTYILGPYDRLLISITGTETRSFDIMVLPEGNVYLPGIGSVRADGISLSEFHTRVLAKALEVFHDIELHSLLLSPRIFKVFVSGEVNNPGMVEVSAVECVSEAVKKAGDINTHGSSRRVVLHRNGEVTEVDLLKILTGGNFGNNLFLSNGDAIYVPPAERHVTVHGCIKKGGTYEILPGESIKDLIQLAGGMSGEAVRDSILLSRVVAGDTVSTSSVARDDFDKKLKDLDIINILDRFSTADRVFVFGAVEKTGRFYITEGEKLSSLLARVGSFNNSADLRASSIERKSKEHMKVDLTKYMSQDIETDIRLKDGDKLFVPSVNTIIAVGGEVQAPGSFEYQGDLTVAHYVGLAGGPTENGSMSRIEIYSTDGSVRESSKDTRPNRGDVIIVKKSKKRLIGEFVNGVIRLGTVVISVIVLTR, from the coding sequence ATGAATAGGATACAGGTTAAATTTTCTTTTTTTCTTATTATCGCTCTATCCCTGTTTATTCTTTGCCCTGTTTACGCTCAGATCGATACCGGCAATTATGACTATAACAGGGATAAGAATGTAAAGAGTTTTTTGACCAGGGACAGGAGAGCAAAGGATAATACGGGATTTCTTGCTGAATTGCCTAAGTTAAGCAGGCCAGTTGACCCCGACACGTATATTCTCGGTCCGTACGACAGGTTGTTGATTAGTATAACGGGAACCGAGACAAGGTCTTTTGATATTATGGTCCTTCCGGAAGGCAATGTGTATCTCCCAGGCATTGGTTCTGTCCGCGCGGATGGTATTTCTCTTTCTGAATTTCACACCAGAGTCCTGGCAAAAGCCCTGGAGGTTTTCCATGATATTGAACTTCATTCCTTACTTCTTTCACCCAGGATATTCAAGGTCTTTGTTTCGGGTGAAGTGAACAATCCGGGTATGGTAGAGGTTAGCGCCGTTGAATGTGTATCGGAAGCGGTAAAGAAGGCCGGCGACATAAATACCCATGGATCGAGCCGGCGAGTTGTGCTGCATAGAAATGGAGAAGTTACAGAAGTAGACCTTTTGAAAATATTGACAGGTGGTAATTTTGGAAATAATTTATTTCTTTCAAATGGAGATGCTATATATGTACCGCCGGCTGAAAGACATGTTACCGTCCACGGATGCATAAAGAAAGGCGGTACATACGAAATATTACCAGGCGAGTCGATAAAGGATCTTATCCAGCTCGCGGGTGGAATGAGCGGCGAGGCTGTGAGGGATTCAATCCTGCTGAGCCGTGTGGTTGCTGGAGATACTGTTTCTACTTCGAGTGTTGCCAGAGATGATTTTGATAAGAAATTAAAGGATCTTGATATAATAAATATTCTCGACAGGTTCAGTACCGCCGACAGAGTGTTTGTTTTCGGCGCCGTGGAGAAAACGGGACGTTTCTACATCACTGAAGGGGAAAAATTATCGAGTCTTCTCGCGAGAGTAGGTAGTTTCAATAACAGCGCGGATCTTAGAGCTTCCTCGATAGAGAGGAAGAGCAAGGAGCACATGAAGGTAGATTTAACTAAATATATGTCACAGGACATTGAAACCGATATAAGACTCAAGGATGGTGATAAGCTTTTCGTCCCTTCAGTTAACACAATAATAGCTGTCGGCGGTGAAGTTCAGGCTCCCGGCAGTTTCGAATATCAGGGTGATCTGACAGTAGCGCATTATGTTGGCCTGGCGGGCGGGCCGACCGAGAACGGCAGTATGAGCAGGATTGAAATTTATTCCACTGACGGGTCAGTAAGAGAATCCAGCAAAGACACGAGGCCCAACCGCGGGGATGTAATAATAGTCAAGAAATCAAAGAAACGTCTGATAGGGGAATTTGTCAATGGTGTAATAAGACTGGGAACTGTGGTTATTTCAGTCATCGTCCTTACAAGGTAG
- a CDS encoding decaprenyl-phosphate phosphoribosyltransferase — MRNVINITRSMRPKQWTKNLVLFAGVVFAKEFLNPSLLLRSILGFIVFCVLSGMIYIINDIFDRRKDKKHPAKRNRPIASGSLSVVHAVIISVTGIVVFTVFAVFLGMQFFGFALAFIIINLLYSLFLRDIVIIDVLSISFSFLARAGAGVAVLFPVLPSIQFSPWLWMCTLFLSLFLAVCKRRNEYIVLDNAAEHRGSLSFYSAHLLDQLVGLTATATLLSYSIYTVWPGTVSKFGTNNLVFTIPFVIFGIMRYLYLVYNRMRGDDPSAVLLTEKQLMIDVFLWFAVTVIIIYFS, encoded by the coding sequence ATGAGAAACGTAATTAATATAACAAGGAGTATGCGTCCGAAACAATGGACTAAAAACCTGGTCCTGTTCGCGGGTGTGGTTTTCGCGAAGGAGTTTTTGAACCCGTCTTTACTTCTTAGAAGTATCCTGGGATTTATCGTATTCTGCGTACTTTCGGGGATGATATATATCATTAATGATATATTCGACCGCAGGAAAGACAAAAAACACCCGGCAAAAAGAAACAGGCCAATTGCATCAGGTTCTCTTTCTGTAGTTCACGCGGTAATAATCTCGGTGACGGGAATAGTTGTTTTTACTGTCTTTGCAGTCTTCTTGGGTATGCAGTTTTTCGGATTTGCTTTAGCTTTTATTATAATAAATTTATTATATTCTCTGTTTTTAAGGGATATAGTGATAATTGATGTTCTAAGTATATCTTTCAGTTTTCTCGCAAGAGCGGGAGCCGGTGTTGCTGTACTCTTTCCCGTTCTTCCATCTATTCAGTTTTCTCCCTGGCTCTGGATGTGTACCTTGTTTCTTTCCTTATTTCTTGCTGTTTGTAAAAGGCGCAACGAATATATTGTTCTCGACAACGCCGCGGAACACAGAGGGTCGTTATCGTTCTACTCCGCTCACTTACTTGATCAGCTTGTAGGATTAACAGCTACAGCGACTTTGCTCTCTTATTCAATATATACTGTATGGCCGGGTACTGTGTCTAAATTTGGCACAAATAATCTTGTTTTTACAATACCGTTTGTGATTTTTGGTATTATGAGATATCTCTATCTTGTTTACAACCGCATGAGGGGCGATGATCCATCCGCTGTACTCCTTACTGAGAAGCAGTTGATGATCGATGTTTTTCTGTGGTTTGCTGTTACTGTTATTATAATTTATTTCAGCTAA
- the ispE gene encoding 4-(cytidine 5'-diphospho)-2-C-methyl-D-erythritol kinase: MSRTGFSVVRCAAKINLYLGVVGKRSDGYHDIETVFQPVSLFDEITFERADEGIELYGSDNNISWDRTNLCYRAAEELFGHVGLTPGVRINVIKNIPVGAGLGGGSSDAGAVIRGLNEYFDFGLSSKELMEIALKIGSDVPFFVFGRPAVGRGRGELLEGIDGLEECFILLVLTGIRISTKKAFKNISLLLTRSDSRYRLNRLLNGLDEFPESEIVTHNSFEVQTEEKYPDIGKVLAILKEREGCVFSSLSGSGSVCFAVFNDRTNAERTLNYLSGKGFMGSIVEPLKKTVYLEGNGKLKGGKWKSPK; the protein is encoded by the coding sequence TTGAGCAGGACCGGTTTTTCTGTTGTTAGATGCGCTGCCAAAATAAATCTTTATCTTGGAGTAGTTGGAAAACGTTCTGACGGCTATCATGACATAGAGACCGTTTTTCAACCCGTATCACTCTTTGATGAAATAACTTTTGAGAGAGCAGATGAAGGTATTGAGCTTTACGGGAGCGATAATAATATTAGCTGGGATAGAACAAATCTCTGTTACAGGGCGGCGGAGGAACTCTTTGGGCATGTTGGTTTAACGCCGGGAGTTCGAATTAATGTAATAAAGAATATTCCTGTTGGGGCTGGGCTCGGAGGGGGAAGCAGTGATGCGGGTGCTGTGATCAGGGGGCTTAATGAGTACTTTGATTTTGGTCTTAGCAGCAAAGAGCTCATGGAAATCGCTTTAAAAATAGGAAGTGATGTTCCATTTTTTGTTTTCGGCCGTCCAGCTGTAGGAAGGGGGAGAGGGGAGCTTCTTGAAGGTATAGACGGTCTCGAGGAATGCTTCATTCTTCTTGTTCTGACTGGAATAAGAATTTCCACAAAGAAAGCTTTTAAAAATATTAGTTTATTGTTGACAAGGTCTGACAGTAGATATAGACTGAACCGACTGCTTAATGGATTAGATGAATTTCCGGAATCGGAAATCGTTACCCATAACAGTTTTGAAGTACAGACGGAGGAAAAATATCCGGATATCGGGAAGGTTCTGGCTATATTGAAGGAGCGGGAAGGTTGTGTTTTTTCTTCTCTGAGTGGCAGTGGGTCAGTGTGCTTCGCTGTTTTTAACGATAGAACAAACGCGGAAAGAACATTGAATTATTTGTCCGGCAAGGGGTTTATGGGTTCAATTGTAGAGCCCTTAAAGAAAACTGTTTATTTAGAAGGAAATGGTAAGCTCAAGGGGGGCAAATGGAAATCACCGAAATAA
- the pth gene encoding aminoacyl-tRNA hydrolase, which produces MCGISYLCGLGNPGSVYAGTRHNLGFQVLDLLAGEYNLSWKNGNESADAAIWKTRHGKVTLIKPLSYINLSGSVLSAFTHLESSNILVICDDIHLPVGSLRVKKSGGSGGHKGLESIEEEFNSTEFARLRLGIGPAPLSSKWKEFVLKPFSESEISDVNSMRKEAVEAIKVIVNRGIETAMRNFNRKRE; this is translated from the coding sequence GTGTGTGGGATATCTTATCTTTGCGGGCTTGGCAATCCCGGCAGTGTGTATGCCGGCACGAGACATAACCTGGGGTTTCAAGTACTGGATCTACTCGCCGGAGAATATAATCTCAGCTGGAAAAACGGGAATGAAAGCGCGGATGCGGCAATATGGAAAACCAGACATGGCAAAGTAACTTTAATTAAGCCACTTTCCTATATCAACCTTTCAGGTTCGGTGCTGTCTGCTTTCACTCACCTGGAAAGTTCTAATATTCTAGTTATATGTGATGATATTCATCTCCCGGTTGGATCTCTACGCGTAAAGAAATCCGGAGGCAGTGGTGGACATAAGGGGCTTGAGTCTATTGAGGAAGAATTCAATTCAACAGAATTTGCTCGTCTCCGTTTGGGAATAGGTCCGGCTCCTCTGTCATCTAAATGGAAGGAATTTGTTCTCAAACCATTTTCTGAATCAGAAATATCAGATGTAAATTCAATGCGGAAAGAGGCGGTTGAAGCGATTAAAGTAATTGTAAACAGGGGGATTGAAACAGCCATGCGGAACTTCAATCGAAAAAGAGAATAG
- the rpsR gene encoding 30S ribosomal protein S18, translated as MAKKSKNRKIKSRRPGSDKPCKFCKKGVNKIDWKDDVLLKRFITDRGKIAPRRVTGTCARHQRMLARAIKRARFMALLPFVRVYYR; from the coding sequence ATGGCTAAAAAATCAAAGAATAGAAAAATTAAAAGCAGAAGGCCGGGGTCTGATAAACCCTGTAAATTTTGTAAAAAAGGTGTTAATAAAATCGATTGGAAGGATGATGTTCTTCTCAAACGCTTTATCACCGACAGAGGGAAAATAGCGCCGCGCAGAGTGACCGGTACGTGCGCCCGTCACCAGCGAATGCTCGCGCGCGCTATTAAACGCGCTAGATTTATGGCATTGTTACCATTTGTAAGGGTATATTACCGGTAA
- a CDS encoding ribose-phosphate pyrophosphokinase — translation MADKITLISGTANPNLSRSISEYLGKDLCDVSAERFSDGEIQVSINENIRGQDVFIIQPTFPPAENMLELLILIDACYRASANRITAVIPYYGYARQDRKHKPRVSISAKLMANLIETSGAHRVLAFELHAAQIQGFFDIQLDNLFATPVFLEYIMKKKFNDPVVVSPDVGGIKMARAFAKKVEAKLAIVDKRRMTPDATEVMNIIGDVSGSDIIIFDDIISTAGTITQAAEALKKEGAKRIIAAASHPVFSGPALERLEKSVIEEVVVTNSIPFNGSGKCSKVKVLDLSSLLGEAIRRIHKEESISMLFI, via the coding sequence ATGGCTGACAAAATAACTTTGATTTCAGGAACTGCGAATCCCAATCTTTCCAGATCAATCTCTGAATATTTAGGGAAAGATTTATGTGATGTCAGCGCGGAGCGTTTTTCAGATGGAGAAATACAGGTAAGTATCAATGAAAATATCAGGGGACAGGATGTATTTATTATTCAGCCGACATTTCCCCCGGCGGAAAATATGCTTGAATTACTGATATTAATTGATGCTTGTTATAGGGCATCGGCAAATAGAATTACAGCTGTAATTCCTTATTATGGTTACGCGCGACAGGATAGGAAACATAAACCGAGAGTTTCGATTTCAGCAAAGCTCATGGCCAATCTTATTGAAACATCCGGAGCCCACAGAGTGCTGGCTTTTGAACTGCACGCTGCGCAAATTCAGGGATTTTTTGACATTCAGTTGGATAATCTCTTTGCAACCCCGGTCTTTCTTGAATATATTATGAAAAAGAAATTCAATGATCCCGTTGTTGTCTCACCCGATGTCGGCGGAATTAAAATGGCAAGAGCTTTTGCCAAGAAAGTGGAGGCAAAGTTAGCTATAGTCGACAAACGGAGAATGACGCCGGATGCAACGGAAGTCATGAATATAATAGGTGATGTTTCAGGCAGTGATATAATCATTTTTGATGATATAATAAGCACAGCCGGGACAATTACTCAAGCAGCAGAAGCGTTGAAAAAAGAAGGTGCAAAGAGAATAATCGCGGCCGCTTCACACCCCGTGTTTTCCGGGCCTGCTCTTGAAAGGCTTGAGAAATCCGTTATCGAAGAAGTTGTTGTGACGAATTCGATTCCGTTTAATGGAAGCGGCAAATGCAGTAAGGTAAAAGTGCTTGATCTTTCGTCTCTGCTTGGTGAAGCAATCAGGAGGATTCATAAAGAGGAATCAATCAGTATGTTATTTATATAA
- a CDS encoding FlgD immunoglobulin-like domain containing protein: MTKYLTYITAIILFLSVAVSVSSAETAQKVYSEDFTSGEYCDIENTTASWDSLRGEIKLPLYEISLIGGYSTFDASWGIEIEGDSAYVADGFGGVLLYNISDPTDLVYEGYYETEGEVHGVDVGEDRIYVAAGEKGWDIINKKFIFASPYSGDKPERNIQDSSSIPQASAFDFINPERHILSSAGLQSFAFDIQKARDSLIVVASWDSVKVIKFKSIVDRNLPNLIDGKDTPGGAIDFDVVGNRIFVSNHTSGLEIIDFDNCIDVVGSCEIPGYSYGFDIEGNYLYMANDEAGMRVIDISNEKSPHIVATFDTPGYAVNVDVSGNYAYVSDWEEGVLVVDISDPTIPVLAGSSPCETELEGALNWPWDVKITGNYALAANHAGGIKVLQITPDYTMDFYHTQSLAVNAAEEAVSSVKINTVQEGSVTWEISADGGDNWQDINPDDQWHNLVYPGNQLIWRSTHSYPGGMTKSPCSFLNIEWDNQVPALLANSPEVSLKGSAIEVEWSVSRISDEIKFIVYRGLYPDGNFEKISVVDAEDRLKYKFIDDRCEDGETYHYSVYARENSKEIFLFDTKPITIPPAVLSLHQNRPNPFNPLTTIGYNLAVKSRVVLDIYDVSGRLIKRLVDEVKDRGPHEVIWNGKDSKGHTFGSGVYFYTLKAENGKKTRKMVLLK, encoded by the coding sequence ATGACTAAGTATTTAACTTATATAACGGCGATTATATTGTTTTTGTCTGTTGCTGTTTCAGTATCTTCCGCGGAGACTGCACAAAAGGTATATTCCGAGGATTTTACCTCCGGAGAATACTGTGACATCGAAAATACGACGGCCTCCTGGGATTCTCTGCGCGGTGAGATCAAACTGCCCCTTTACGAAATTAGCCTGATTGGGGGATATAGCACTTTCGATGCTTCATGGGGAATCGAGATAGAAGGTGACAGTGCTTATGTAGCTGATGGATTCGGCGGCGTCTTGCTTTATAATATAAGTGACCCGACAGATCTCGTATATGAAGGATACTATGAAACAGAAGGTGAAGTACACGGAGTGGATGTCGGGGAAGATCGCATATATGTAGCTGCGGGGGAGAAGGGATGGGACATCATAAACAAAAAATTTATATTTGCCTCTCCTTATTCAGGCGATAAACCTGAAAGGAATATACAGGACAGCTCGTCAATTCCTCAAGCAAGCGCGTTTGATTTCATTAATCCCGAGAGACATATTCTTAGTTCCGCAGGTCTTCAAAGTTTTGCTTTTGATATACAAAAGGCCAGGGATTCGCTTATTGTGGTAGCATCCTGGGATTCAGTAAAAGTCATAAAGTTCAAAAGCATTGTTGATAGAAATCTTCCCAACCTCATTGATGGAAAAGATACGCCGGGGGGCGCAATCGATTTTGATGTTGTTGGAAACAGGATTTTTGTTTCAAACCACACGAGCGGTCTTGAGATAATAGATTTTGATAACTGTATTGATGTTGTTGGCAGCTGTGAAATTCCCGGATATTCATATGGTTTTGATATAGAGGGAAATTATCTATATATGGCTAACGATGAAGCCGGCATGAGGGTTATAGATATAAGTAACGAAAAATCTCCCCATATCGTTGCTACATTTGATACTCCCGGGTATGCTGTTAACGTTGATGTTTCGGGAAATTATGCCTACGTTTCAGATTGGGAAGAGGGTGTTTTGGTAGTGGATATCAGTGATCCCACTATACCTGTTCTTGCAGGATCTTCTCCTTGCGAAACTGAGCTTGAGGGAGCTCTTAATTGGCCGTGGGATGTAAAAATCACTGGGAATTACGCCCTGGCCGCGAATCACGCGGGCGGGATTAAGGTTCTTCAGATAACGCCTGATTATACCATGGATTTCTATCATACTCAGTCCCTTGCTGTAAACGCCGCGGAAGAGGCTGTCTCAAGTGTTAAAATTAATACAGTTCAGGAAGGTTCTGTAACTTGGGAGATCAGCGCTGACGGCGGTGATAACTGGCAGGACATTAACCCGGATGACCAATGGCATAATCTCGTTTATCCCGGCAATCAATTGATATGGCGTTCCACTCATTCTTATCCGGGGGGCATGACGAAATCACCTTGCTCATTTCTTAATATTGAATGGGACAATCAGGTCCCGGCACTTCTGGCCAATTCCCCGGAAGTTTCATTAAAAGGATCTGCTATTGAGGTCGAGTGGTCTGTTTCCAGAATCAGCGATGAAATAAAGTTTATAGTATACCGTGGGCTTTATCCGGATGGCAATTTTGAGAAAATTTCTGTTGTTGACGCGGAAGATCGCCTGAAATATAAATTTATCGATGACCGGTGCGAAGATGGTGAAACTTATCATTATTCAGTATACGCGCGGGAAAATAGTAAAGAGATATTCCTATTTGATACAAAGCCCATTACCATTCCTCCGGCCGTTTTATCACTTCATCAGAACAGGCCAAATCCGTTTAATCCTCTAACGACTATTGGATATAACCTCGCAGTGAAAAGCCGCGTTGTGCTTGATATTTATGATGTTTCGGGGCGTTTAATTAAACGGCTGGTTGATGAAGTTAAGGACAGGGGACCTCACGAGGTTATATGGAATGGAAAGGATTCCAAAGGTCATACATTTGGATCCGGGGTGTATTTCTATACATTGAAAGCTGAAAATGGTAAAAAGACCAGGAAAATGGTTCTTTTGAAATAG
- a CDS encoding SIS domain-containing protein: MRDRFIEQVKSEIDQLYQILRVFPEGQIAVIVKMAEIMASAIIKGGVIFTCGNGGSAADAQHIAGELVGRFRRKKLKGYKAAALTTNSSIVTALANDYSYDEIFSKQIESRGCKGDILLSLSTSGNSANTVKAAIEADSLGMNSFAFVGREKGRLGEVCHYFLSVPHDDFARIQEVHMLMGHILCGLVEDMVVSESGA, encoded by the coding sequence ATGCGGGATAGATTTATCGAGCAAGTGAAATCGGAGATAGATCAACTCTATCAGATACTGCGGGTTTTTCCTGAAGGTCAGATTGCTGTAATTGTGAAAATGGCAGAAATTATGGCATCCGCGATTATTAAGGGTGGTGTTATTTTTACTTGCGGGAATGGAGGAAGCGCTGCTGACGCTCAGCATATTGCCGGTGAACTGGTAGGCAGATTTCGCCGTAAGAAATTAAAGGGTTACAAAGCTGCAGCTCTTACGACTAACAGCTCTATTGTTACAGCTCTTGCCAACGACTACTCCTATGATGAAATATTTTCCAAACAGATCGAAAGCAGGGGGTGTAAAGGTGATATACTGCTTTCTCTATCAACGAGCGGCAACTCAGCCAATACCGTTAAAGCGGCTATAGAAGCTGATAGTTTAGGTATGAATTCATTTGCTTTTGTGGGGAGGGAAAAGGGGCGGCTTGGTGAAGTTTGTCATTATTTTCTTTCCGTTCCTCATGATGACTTCGCGAGAATTCAGGAAGTACATATGTTAATGGGTCATATTCTGTGCGGTCTTGTTGAAGATATGGTCGTTTCTGAGAGCGGGGCGTAA
- the rpsF gene encoding 30S ribosomal protein S6, whose product MRAYECVFILEPSLEEAEINSHADRFAEIITSRGGLINKKDIWGKRKLAYAIDGFVEGVYVLLKFKGNNEILDELKRVFKYDSVIIRHMIVIDDSSVSPEDEKTEESIER is encoded by the coding sequence ATGAGAGCATATGAATGTGTTTTTATTCTGGAGCCTTCATTAGAAGAAGCTGAGATAAACAGCCATGCCGACCGCTTTGCTGAGATTATAACTTCACGCGGCGGACTAATTAATAAAAAGGATATATGGGGGAAACGTAAACTTGCCTATGCGATCGATGGATTCGTTGAGGGTGTTTATGTTCTTCTTAAATTTAAAGGGAATAATGAAATCCTCGATGAATTGAAAAGGGTATTCAAATATGATTCCGTTATTATCAGGCATATGATTGTTATAGACGACAGTAGTGTTTCGCCAGAGGATGAAAAAACAGAGGAATCAATAGAGAGGTAA
- the spoVG gene encoding septation regulator SpoVG — MEITEIRISLHEDNKLKAFASITFDDCFVVRGLKLIEGSKGVFVAMPSRKRPDGSYQDVAHPINSETRNWMEKVIIEAYQKEIKNIESEAEKELLE; from the coding sequence ATGGAAATCACCGAAATAAGAATTTCATTGCATGAGGATAATAAATTAAAGGCCTTTGCCAGTATCACGTTTGATGATTGCTTCGTCGTTCGCGGCCTTAAGCTTATCGAGGGGTCAAAGGGAGTATTTGTCGCAATGCCAAGTCGTAAGCGCCCTGATGGAAGTTATCAGGATGTAGCTCATCCTATTAACAGCGAGACGAGAAACTGGATGGAAAAAGTAATAATTGAAGCCTACCAGAAAGAAATTAAGAACATTGAATCCGAGGCCGAAAAAGAGCTCTTAGAGTAG
- the rplI gene encoding 50S ribosomal protein L9 yields the protein MEIILRDNIENLGKTGEIVDVKDGYARNFLIPKGLAVIATKSSKKVIEEEDQQRKIRARKIKRNLEGTAEKMKGISCTITVQASEEDRLYGSVNASDIADAINKHSDIKIDSKQVILEEPIKILGVYTVTVRLHKEVEVPVKVWVVKE from the coding sequence ATGGAAATAATTTTAAGAGACAATATAGAGAATCTAGGTAAAACTGGAGAAATTGTTGATGTTAAAGACGGTTACGCGAGGAATTTCCTCATACCGAAAGGCCTGGCCGTTATAGCTACCAAATCAAGCAAGAAGGTAATAGAAGAAGAGGACCAGCAGCGTAAAATTAGAGCCAGGAAAATAAAACGTAATTTGGAAGGGACTGCCGAGAAGATGAAAGGCATTTCCTGCACTATTACTGTACAAGCCAGTGAAGAAGATAGATTGTATGGTTCCGTTAACGCGTCTGATATCGCTGATGCAATTAATAAACACAGTGATATCAAAATCGACAGCAAACAGGTTATACTGGAGGAACCAATAAAGATTCTCGGTGTATATACAGTTACTGTGCGCCTTCACAAAGAAGTTGAAGTTCCTGTTAAGGTATGGGTTGTCAAGGAGTAG
- a CDS encoding 50S ribosomal protein L25: protein MEKILLKSTVREEVGKKSGGRLRRNGKIPGILYGHKEEPIPLAIDEHDIWEILHNAQTENLIVHLDIEGVDLPENVTIVRDIQQHPVTGDILHVDLLRVAMDEMIDVNVPVRIKGVAKGVTEEGGILYHSIRQIRINSNPSEIPEFINVDVTEMSIGDTIHVSDIVGDYEDINFVSELDLTLVHVAAPKELELPEEEVEEEGLAEGEEVEEGEEEETEGEEEQDEEGS, encoded by the coding sequence ATGGAAAAGATACTGTTAAAATCAACTGTAAGAGAAGAAGTTGGGAAGAAAAGCGGAGGCAGGTTGCGTAGAAACGGGAAAATCCCGGGCATTCTTTACGGCCACAAAGAAGAGCCTATTCCCCTTGCGATAGATGAACATGATATATGGGAGATTCTTCACAACGCTCAAACTGAAAATCTTATTGTTCACCTTGACATTGAAGGTGTGGACCTTCCCGAGAATGTAACAATTGTAAGAGATATTCAACAGCACCCTGTTACAGGCGATATCCTTCACGTCGATTTATTGAGGGTCGCTATGGATGAGATGATCGATGTAAATGTGCCAGTTAGAATCAAGGGTGTCGCAAAGGGTGTAACTGAAGAAGGAGGAATACTCTATCATAGTATTCGACAGATAAGGATTAATTCCAACCCGTCTGAAATTCCTGAATTCATCAATGTCGATGTTACGGAAATGTCTATAGGCGATACGATTCACGTTTCTGATATTGTGGGAGATTATGAAGATATAAACTTTGTTTCTGAATTGGATTTAACTCTGGTCCATGTTGCGGCTCCCAAGGAGCTTGAACTGCCCGAAGAAGAGGTCGAGGAAGAAGGGCTCGCAGAGGGTGAAGAGGTTGAAGAAGGCGAAGAGGAAGAAACTGAGGGTGAAGAAGAGCAGGACGAAGAAGGATCCTGA